CAAGTGGTAAGGCAGAGGTCTGCAAAACCTTTATCCAGCGGTTCGAGTCCGCTTGCCGCCTCTAAGTATTACTGCCGGAGTGGCGAAATTGGCAGACGCAAGGGACTTAAAATCCCTCGAACTTTTAGTTCATGCCGGTTCAAGTCCGGCCTCCGGCACTCTGTTCCTTGTCACGTTCATCCTTAAGTCTTCTTTTGCCCTCTTCAAAGAACGGTTCGCAGAATTCACTTGTCCATGTTCTCTCCTGAAAACTGCGGTTCTTTACAGTATTTAGAAAATCCTGAAATTGCTCAAAATATGAACCATAAATATGAAAGCTGTCTGTTATGTCAGCATATCTGCCAACAATAACTTGTTCATGAATTTTCTTACTTATACGTGCGGCTACTAATTTCTGTAGGTCAGTCAAGGCAAATATATTCATAAATGCTGCCTTAAAACCGTCTCTTGAACGCCAATGTGTGTTCATATTCAATACTAATCTCTTATGCTCATTTTTTGAAAGTCTAAACCAGCATCTTTGAAGACACGGCGGGTCATATGTAGGCGGATCAGTTTTAGGATTCCATGTTATTGCCTGAGCTCTGCGGCTATAGGGAGTCTGTGCAAGCTTATTTACAATATAGTCTATCTGATTAATCGCCGCCGTGCCTTCCACCTCATATTCAAAAAGCCGTTTGTGATACGTGTATGTCCATTTTCCTTGTTCAGGACTAATCCAGTGATCATGAATACCTTCTACGACCTCCTGGCGGTAGATTTCTAACTCCTCAAGTCCCGCTGGAAAAGCACGGTGAATTCGCGGCTCAGCAAAGGGATCATCCACAACCATTATCATTGTACAATCTCTGCTAGGAGGATCCTCTTTTTTATCATACTCTGTTTTTATCTTGAGACCTTTATTCCATGTCTCAAGCACCGCTTTTTCCCACACCTCTGCTAAAGTTCTCCCTCTAACAGATAGAACCGGTATATTTCCTGTATTCATTATATTTGCTTCTCCGTCACATCTTGTACCTGCTAAAATCCTCTGTATTAAGATCTTTTAAAAGACCCCTAAAATCTTCTGTTTTCCCTTCAATTTCTGTAACATTCACAGTTGTAGCCTGCTCAATTACTTTTTCATCAACGAGAATAGAAACACCAGCACGTAATGCTAGAGCTATTGCATCACTTGGACGCGAATCAATAAGAAATGTCCTTCTTCCCAATTTAATCTTTATTTTTGCAAAAAACGTGTTCCCATTAAAGCCGTCTATGTTTACTTCCAATATTTTCGCTTTGCACACTTCAATCACAGATCTTATAAGATCATGAGTTAATGGCCTTGCCGAACTCGCTCCAACTAATTTCATTGCAATAGCACTTGCCTCAGATATTCCTATCCATATAGGAAGAGTTCTTTTTTTATCACTATTTTTCAAGATTATAATAGGCATATTATTTGTGGGATCAATTGCCACCCCTGCGACAAACATCTCTATCATGCTCATTCTACTAAATTCCTTTTTCTGCTTACATTCCAATCTGGGCTATCATACTGTAAATTATCTAGCTTTTCAACAAGAGTTATCTCTGTCTTCGTCAAACCCTCTTCCCTAACCTCAGTTTTAAACAGCTCTTCAAACCCAAGACATATTGCGCGTTTTAATTTGCCGAGATCAATAGAATAACCTAACTCCTTTTTTAGAGAGGTTACATTATTTACAAAATCTTTATGAAACTTTCCGAATGGCAAATTAGTTTTAAAAATACTGTGCATTTTCCCTATATCAAAATCAATCAGAATAGAACCGTGTTGAATAAGCCTATCTTTAACCCTTCTTTGTGCGCTGCCTACTATTTTCCTTTTCCGAACTACAATATCATAATTCGATGATTCAACAAAACATACTGGCGACTCTCTTTCTCGCAATTTTACTTCTCTTTTTCTGTTTCCTGCATTAATTCCTAATGACTTCAAACCAATAATAATAGCTCCACATATGAC
This genomic window from bacterium contains:
- a CDS encoding bifunctional nuclease family protein, with translation MSMIEMFVAGVAIDPTNNMPIIILKNSDKKRTLPIWIGISEASAIAMKLVGASSARPLTHDLIRSVIEVCKAKILEVNIDGFNGNTFFAKIKIKLGRRTFLIDSRPSDAIALALRAGVSILVDEKVIEQATTVNVTEIEGKTEDFRGLLKDLNTEDFSRYKM
- a CDS encoding lipoate--protein ligase family protein, with protein sequence MVFRLIDSEGNTASRNMAIDEAIFSRHAETGFEYTLRLYTWTPPAVSIGYFQDLHKEIDLENCKSLGMNYVRRPTGGGAILHDMELTYSFTANTGGIIPIDICESYKVICGAIIIGLKSLGINAGNRKREVKLRERESPVCFVESSNYDIVVRKRKIVGSAQRRVKDRLIQHGSILIDFDIGKMHSIFKTNLPFGKFHKDFVNNVTSLKKELGYSIDLGKLKRAICLGFEELFKTEVREEGLTKTEITLVEKLDNLQYDSPDWNVSRKRNLVE